A stretch of Clostridia bacterium DNA encodes these proteins:
- a CDS encoding class I SAM-dependent rRNA methyltransferase has product MSIRLQIRKNEVERYKKGYPLLTKEALARDSRNMVEGELFELYDGNKWMARGYIGYQNKGLGWILSLQEEEKIDKEFFFRKLGEALAKREGRFVSDETNCYRFFNGEGDGIGGMQIDCLDGYYVFHWYSKGIYQYRETILEAFCELMDYRGIYEKRRFKEKGKYLEGNDFVRGERHSDEFFVKENKVRYRVNLDDGAMYGIFLDQREVRRALIERYARGRAVLNTFSYTGAFSVAAKAGGATKTVSVDLANRSRSMTEDNFRLNAIDLSEETIIVEDIYNYFRYAKKKQLLFDMIILDPPSFSRSKKKIFQAEKDYQELIEMAIAVAGKDAILILSTNCSTLKLGKFRQFASQAFKKSGRRYRIVEEFRNPEDFSPMPAYPESNYLKVMIVEVN; this is encoded by the coding sequence ATGAGCATACGCCTGCAGATAAGAAAGAATGAAGTGGAACGTTATAAAAAAGGGTATCCACTTCTTACGAAAGAGGCACTAGCGCGTGATAGTAGGAACATGGTTGAAGGAGAATTATTCGAACTATATGATGGAAATAAGTGGATGGCTCGAGGTTATATAGGTTACCAAAATAAGGGGCTAGGATGGATTCTTAGCTTGCAGGAAGAAGAAAAGATTGATAAAGAATTTTTCTTTCGCAAGCTTGGGGAAGCACTAGCAAAAAGAGAAGGACGTTTTGTTTCGGATGAAACCAATTGCTACCGTTTTTTCAACGGTGAAGGTGATGGGATTGGTGGAATGCAGATTGACTGTCTAGATGGTTATTATGTATTCCATTGGTATAGCAAGGGAATCTATCAATATAGAGAGACTATCCTTGAGGCATTTTGTGAGCTCATGGACTACAGAGGAATCTATGAGAAACGTCGCTTTAAAGAAAAAGGAAAATATTTAGAAGGCAATGACTTCGTCAGAGGAGAACGTCATTCAGATGAGTTTTTTGTAAAGGAAAACAAAGTGCGGTACAGGGTCAATTTGGATGATGGTGCAATGTACGGTATTTTTTTGGATCAACGAGAGGTAAGAAGGGCTCTTATAGAGCGGTATGCGCGTGGTAGAGCGGTTTTAAACACCTTCTCCTATACAGGTGCCTTTTCAGTAGCAGCGAAGGCTGGAGGCGCCACAAAAACGGTCTCGGTAGACCTGGCGAATCGTAGTAGGTCCATGACGGAAGATAATTTTCGTTTGAATGCAATCGATCTTTCGGAAGAAACAATTATTGTTGAAGATATTTACAACTATTTTCGTTATGCAAAAAAGAAACAGTTGCTTTTCGATATGATTATCCTAGACCCGCCGAGTTTTTCTAGGTCAAAAAAGAAAATATTTCAAGCTGAAAAAGACTATCAAGAACTAATTGAAATGGCCATTGCGGTGGCGGGTAAGGATGCAATTCTGATTTTATCCACCAATTGTTCTACGCTTAAATTGGGTAAATTTCGTCAATTTGCAAGTCAGGCCTTTAAAAAAAGTGGTAGAAGATACCGGATTGTTGAAGAATTTCGGAACCCAGAAGATTTTTCACCAATGCCTGCTTATCCAGAGAGCAACTATTTGAAAGTAATGATTGTCGAGGTGAACTGA